One genomic segment of Desulforamulus reducens MI-1 includes these proteins:
- a CDS encoding DUF362 domain-containing protein, producing MRKRRVERAVVSITRDPMEGQAVCRAIEMLPLKEIFKTGDTVVITPNWVNTRAPQTGTVVGPETLRELIKFIKGQNPGRLVVACGSGGAPTPQVLEQTGYKEVLQQEQAEFVDTNYGPYVELELNHPYPPSTPINKLIMEADVLISFTQIKQHEEATVSLGIKNIALSWPPAEIHGWPKTQRGIHERLHGFIAAMAEKIPIDLTILSGNKGMIGTGPSKGKPVDSDIVIAGTDPVATDVVGARLLGFMPQAVQYLYDLALRGVGEGDLKKVQLKGVPLYEAEEAFSSAAYGHPVVVDQGRLKPFQLK from the coding sequence ATGAGAAAAAGAAGAGTGGAACGAGCCGTGGTTTCAATAACAAGAGATCCTATGGAAGGACAGGCTGTTTGTCGTGCTATTGAAATGCTACCCCTAAAGGAAATATTTAAAACCGGCGATACGGTAGTCATTACTCCCAATTGGGTAAACACACGAGCTCCCCAAACAGGGACTGTGGTGGGTCCAGAAACCTTACGGGAGCTAATAAAATTTATTAAGGGGCAAAATCCTGGTAGGCTTGTGGTGGCCTGTGGTTCGGGCGGGGCTCCCACTCCCCAGGTGCTTGAACAAACGGGTTATAAAGAAGTATTGCAACAAGAACAGGCGGAGTTTGTGGATACTAACTATGGACCCTATGTAGAATTGGAACTGAATCATCCCTATCCACCCTCTACACCGATTAATAAACTAATAATGGAAGCCGATGTGCTAATATCTTTTACACAGATAAAACAACACGAAGAGGCCACTGTATCACTGGGCATCAAAAATATAGCCCTATCTTGGCCCCCGGCAGAGATTCATGGCTGGCCAAAGACGCAAAGGGGTATACACGAACGTTTACATGGCTTTATTGCTGCCATGGCAGAGAAAATTCCCATAGACCTTACAATCCTTAGTGGTAATAAAGGAATGATCGGTACAGGTCCCTCTAAGGGTAAGCCTGTTGATTCAGATATTGTCATTGCCGGTACAGATCCTGTGGCCACCGATGTGGTTGGAGCTAGATTACTGGGGTTTATGCCCCAGGCTGTACAGTATCTGTATGACTTGGCTCTCAGAGGAGTGGGAGAAGGTGATTTAAAGAAAGTTCAGTTAAAGGGCGTTCCCTTATATGAAGCAGAAGAAGCATTTAGTTCTGCAGCCTATGGTCATCCGGTGGTGGTGGACCAGGGAAGACTAAAACCCTTTCAATTAAAATAA
- a CDS encoding DUF523 domain-containing protein — MILVSACLAGVQCRYNGKDNFVASIAELVKQGKAIPVCPEELGGLPTPREPVDIEKGNGFDILKGKGRLLTESGTEVTEQFLQGAEKVLQIAREQGVKMAVLKERSPSCGSNRIYNRISNCMGDVKRELVQGMGVTAAILKNDKITVLSEEQLDQNTLNRILQDQ, encoded by the coding sequence ATGATTTTGGTAAGTGCTTGTCTGGCGGGGGTACAATGTAGATATAATGGAAAAGATAACTTTGTGGCATCTATTGCCGAATTAGTTAAGCAAGGCAAGGCTATTCCGGTTTGTCCGGAAGAATTAGGTGGTTTGCCCACACCCAGGGAACCAGTGGATATTGAAAAAGGAAATGGCTTTGATATTCTTAAGGGGAAAGGTCGTTTACTGACAGAAAGCGGCACAGAGGTAACGGAACAGTTTCTGCAGGGTGCAGAAAAAGTATTACAAATAGCCCGTGAGCAAGGTGTAAAAATGGCAGTTTTAAAGGAACGGAGTCCATCCTGCGGCAGCAACAGAATTTATAACCGAATATCCAATTGTATGGGTGATGTTAAAAGGGAACTGGTGCAAGGGATGGGAGTAACTGCAGCTATTTTAAAAAATGATAAAATTACGGTACTATCCGAGGAACAATTAGACCAGAATACCCTTAACCGAATTTTACAAGATCAGTAA
- a CDS encoding BON domain-containing protein, producing MSKFQDKELQKDIQAIIDRTNGLKDYGIKVQVQKGEVHLMGLVDTLHERRQLHELVSRVSGIKSIENGVTISTDGQINDGEVTAEVYEELENNGVNLKHIGAESIGGTVYLRGRSNNQEEINNAIEAATRARGVRDVISQVDREEIFRDKDVEEMSLKEIFHSQVNNDREEENYKDGLS from the coding sequence ATGTCAAAATTTCAAGACAAGGAATTGCAGAAAGACATACAGGCAATCATAGACAGAACAAATGGACTCAAGGATTATGGTATTAAGGTACAGGTCCAAAAGGGCGAAGTTCACCTCATGGGCTTAGTGGATACCTTACATGAAAGAAGACAATTGCATGAATTGGTTTCTCGGGTTTCAGGTATAAAGAGTATTGAAAATGGCGTTACCATTAGTACCGATGGCCAAATCAATGATGGTGAAGTCACTGCAGAAGTTTACGAAGAACTTGAGAACAATGGTGTAAATCTAAAGCATATCGGTGCAGAAAGTATCGGTGGGACCGTCTACCTCCGGGGCCGCTCCAATAATCAGGAAGAAATTAACAATGCAATTGAAGCAGCCACCAGGGCAAGAGGTGTTCGAGATGTGATTAGTCAAGTTGACAGGGAAGAGATCTTTAGGGATAAGGATGTGGAGGAAATGTCCTTAAAAGAAATATTCCATAGTCAGGTTAATAATGACCGTGAAGAGGAAAATTATAAAGACGGTTTATCCTAG